In Aegilops tauschii subsp. strangulata cultivar AL8/78 chromosome 3, Aet v6.0, whole genome shotgun sequence, one genomic interval encodes:
- the LOC109769686 gene encoding uncharacterized protein — protein MRDHKYKNKHKHKHTTHRREGEEQGGAPGTMVESRSTIAFFGTSRPPVALDLFSCPVNPPPSSARDEQRLTDGVSYNHNGRAIPAPALKELLSFLAKKDTALALAGGTTPEDVDKGGVTALVFISGRDNGLETLHVALRAADNKNTVLSLADVYGAGTFGGVRMEDSGCLAGGFEAGGLTVGHSLVYVSTKGPAAARRTPCPWTVVYKTNLADGRTERLTPPDQYDLNPAVSPSGQRVAVANFRSGEVGRLKTDIVVMNVDREAQGGLGRSILIKDGGWPTWGSDNVIFFHRGVDTKDNTDWGVYRYDLTTKETVKVTPDNIQAMTPAAIDETTVAVAVTRETSVDRTRKEQYRHIEIFEVGKPASPVVITHRTTPLADHYNPFVLDGGSRVGFHRCRTDDDKVNTTADPKKKHKDGGLAGVFPSISNDGSKICYVDNEFRSVWVADEKGPRPVHSVRNKIRVLSTTWNQDMSKDTIYFCEGTADHLQICALEGASELRPNDRNMRRLTKGKFNDAFPSSNPAGTKFVFRSTRDRSGRPEYGKYNNLYIMEDAEEGEWGEGTVTQLTDGPWTDSHCSWSPRGDWVVFSSSRDRDIVDDTNCFSIFLVLATDPKVLVRVMSLAGHVCHPVFSPDMDNIVVTSDFAVVSADPVSLPIFIASVRPYGDMFSIKLRDTADINKNKDIVEFHRITHTSYEYSKPTWTIYFGDEPNDKWPTNSGAATGPYAPPLSMHWCLGEVLSALQVLATNLPNA, from the exons ATGAGAGACCACAAATACAAAAACAAACACAAGCACAAGCACACAACCCACCGGCGTGAAGGTGAAGAGCAAGGAGGAGCCCCGGGCACAATGGTGGAGAGCCGCAGCACCATCGCCTTCTTCGGGACCTCCAGGCCACCGGTGGCGCTGGACCTCTTCTCGTGCCCAGTGAACCCGCCGCCATCGTCTGCGCGGGACGAGCAGCGCCTCACCGACGGCGTGTCGTACAACCACAACGGCCGGGCAATCCCCGCGCCGGCGCTCAAggagctcctgtccttcctggCCAAGAAGGACACCGCGCTGGCCCTGGCCGGCGGCACCACTCCGGAGGACGTGGACAAGGGCGGTGTCACCGCCCTCGTCTTCATCTCCGGGAGGGACAACGGCCTGGAGACGCTCCATGTGGCCCTGCGCGCCGCAGACAACAAGAACACGGTGCTGTCGCTGGCCGACGTCTACGGCGCCGGCACCTTCGGCGGGGTCCGAATGGAGGACAGTGGCTGCCTGGCCGGCGGCTTCGAGGCGGGCGGCCTCACCGTCGGGCACTCGCTGGTGTACGTGTCCACCAAGGGGCCGGCGGCAGCACGGCGCACTCCGTGTCCGTGGACCGTGGTGTACAAGACCAACCTTGCCGACGGCAGGACGGAGCGCCTCACTCCGCCGG ATCAATACGACCTGAACCCGGCCGTGTCGCCGTCCGGGCAGAGGGTGGCGGTGGCCAACTTCCGGTCCGGCGAGGTCGGCCGCCTGAAGACCGATATTGTGGTGATGAACGTGGACCGGGAGGCGCAGGGCGGGCTTGGGCGCAGCATCCTCATCAAGGACGGCGGGTGGCCGACGTGGGGCAGCGACAACGTCATCTTCTTCCACCGAGGGGTGGACACCAAGGATAATACCGACTGGGGCGTGTACCGGTACGACCTCACCACCAAGGAAACCGTCAAGGTGACCCCTGATAACATCCAGGCCATGACTCCGGCGGCCATCGACGAGACGACGGTGGCCGTGGCCGTCACCCGGGAGACCTCCGTGGACCGCACAAGGAAGGAGCAGTACCGCCACATCGAGATCTTTGAGGTCGGCAAGCCTGCCAGCCCGGTGGTGATCACCCATCGCACGACGCCGTTGGCTGACCACTACAACCCGTTCGTGCTCGACGGCGGCAGCCGCGTGGGTTTCCACCGCTGCAGAACCGACGATGACAAGGTGAATACTACCGCTGATCCCAAGAAGAAGCATAAGGACGGCGGGCTGGCCGGCGTGTTCCCAAGCATCAGCAATGACGGCTCCAAGATCTGCTACGTGGACAACGAGTTCAGATCCGTGTGGGTCGCCGACGAAAAGGGGCCGCGACCAGTCCATTCG GTGAGGAACAAGATCAGAGTCTTGTCCACTACGTGGAACCAAGACATGAGCAAGGACACCATCTACTTCTGCGAGGGCACGGCCGACCACCTGCAGATCTGTGCCCTCGAAGGCGCCTCCGAGCTCCGGCCCAATGACCGGAACATGAGGCGCCTCACCAAGGGCAAGTTCAACGACGCCTTCCCCTCAAGCAACCCGGCCGGGACCAAGTTTGTGTTCCGGTCGACGCGCGACAGATCCGGTAGGCCGGAGTACGGCAAGTACAACAACCTCTACATCATGGAGGACGCAGAGGAAGGGGAGTGGGGCGAAGGCACGGTGACGCAGCTCACCGACGGGCCCTGGACCGACAGCCATTGCAGCTGGTCGCCCAGGGGTGATTGGgtcgtcttctcctcctctcGTGATAGAGACATCGTCGACGACActaactgcttctccatcttccTCGTCCTAGCCACCGACCCCAAGGTGCTGGTGCGGGTCATGTCCCTGGCAGGCCACGTTTGTCACCCCGTCTTCAGCCCGGACATGGACAACATCGTCGTCACCTCCGACTTCGCTGTAGTCTCCGCCGACCCGGTGTCTCTGCCCATCTTCATTGCCTCCGTTAGGCCCTATGGTGACATGTTCTCCATTAAACTCCGTGACACAGCAGACATCAACAAGAACAAGGACATCGTGGAGTTCCACCGCATCACACACACCTCCTACGAGTACTCCAAGCCTACATGGACCATCTATTTTGGTGACGAGCCCAACGACAAGTGGCCAACCAATAGCGGTGCGGCTACGGGCCCCTACGCACCGCCTCTTTCAATGCATTGGTGCTTAGGTGAGGTGCTAAGTGCACTACAAGTCTTGGCAACTAAtctccccaatgcatag
- the LOC109769685 gene encoding strigolactones hydrolase CXE15-like yields the protein MPSSTVLSREPEPVGDTANGKAKAKAIPYVVEDCLGVMKLLSDGTVIRSTPPPFPAGADYDDGRVEWKDAVYDAEYNLGVRFYRPQLGEGNTKLPVLVYFHGGGFVFGSYSWPKNHAGCLRLACELPAVVLSFDYRLAPEHPLPAAVEDSATALRWLATRISSRSDAWLAEDACIFLGGQSSGATLAHHLLLRPHPMVKIAGCILLMPPFLSETATQSELDTPDTAFLSLKMSDKYFRLMMPVGANKDDPLVNPFGPASPSLETADVGRMLVVAAECDMVRDKDIEYADRLKAMGKDVELAVFPGQEHAFFATKPFSPAADELLTVIKRFLDQRN from the coding sequence ATGCCGTCCTCCACTGTCCTCTCTCGTGAACCTGAACCAGTAGGCGACACTGCCAATgggaaggccaaggccaaggccaTCCCCTACGTGGTCGAGGACTGCCTTGGCGTCATGAAGCTGCTCAGCGACGGCACGGTGATCCGCTCCACGCCACCGCCGTTCCCTGCCGGCGCCGACTACGACGACGGCCGCGTCGAGTGGAAGGACGCCGTGTACGACGCCGAATACAACCTCGGCGTGCGCTTCTACAGGCCACAACTCGGCGAAGGTAACACCAAGTTGCCGGTGCTCGTCTACTTCCACGGCGGGGGCTTCGTGTTCGGCTCCTACTCCTGGCCAAAGAACCACGCAGGCTGCCTCCGCCTCGCCTGCGAGCTGCCCGCCGTCGTGCTCTCCTTCGACTACCGCCTCGCCCCCGAGCACCCTCTCCCCGCCGCCGTGGAGGACTCGGCCACCGCGCTCCGTTGGCTCGCCACCCGCATCTCCTCTCGGTCCGACGCGTGGCTGGCCGAGGACGCCTGCATTTTCCTTGGCGGCCAGTCCTCCGGCGCCACCCTCGCGCACCACCTGCTACTCCGCCCACACCCCATGGTAAAGATCGCCGGCTGCATCCTGCTCATGCCGCCCTTCTTGTCGGAGACGGCAACCCAGTCGGAGCTGGACACGCCGGACACCGCCTTCTTGAGCCTCAAGAtgtccgacaagtatttccgccTCATGATGCCGGTGGGGGCGAACAAGGACGACCCTCTGGTTAACCCGTTCGGCCCGGCCAGCCCGAGCTTGGAGACGGCCGACGTCGGGCGCATgctggtggtggcagcggagtgCGACATGGTGAGGGACAAGGACATCGAGTACGCCGACCGGCTCAAGGCGATGGGGAAGGACGTAGAGCTGGCCGTGTTCCCTGGGCAGGAGCACGCCTTCTTTGCAACAAAACCATTCTCTCCGGCGGCAGACGAACTGCTCACGGTGATCAAGCGCTTCCTTGATCAGCGCAATTAA
- the LOC109769689 gene encoding uncharacterized protein: MVFNDDENPASTLNTGSTKGLVKIQKPAYSRDDVALTADEVTAVIELNAAPSAVVREGLDLVVVLDVSGSMQGERLESMKQSMQFVIMKLTPVDRLSIVTFSSHAQRLCRLRSMTESAQKEVKAIIDGLKASGTTNIKSGLEIARQVVAERSTKKSRTANVFLMSDGVQSAGEATDVDLGSASVYTFGLGEDTDHKLLNAIAKKSPGGTFSTVRDGANLTRPFSQMLGGLLTVVAQDVKLTLTPKTEDGLTAMVVPADTDYTQTTDSATGVITINFGTLFSGESRKVTVKMTLSDCAAGTTRHDAVLAEAQHSYTAQSVVHGLQTPENLKIYRTPNPATVAGSKARWVLAELARRRQAQAIRDAMALAEAGDLDGARYRLVEAQNALEELVLDDGQKLLDSLRAELVQLIKLMATKDLYEAQGRPYALASDTSHARQRYADRGDDTDAVRLFATARMDTYLKQAKQFDSDPTKPLPSAADDVKEEIAANPMAAFSSELAVYLQKAIEALQAIEKMINPTTTT; this comes from the exons ATGGTGTTCAACGACGATGAGAATCCTGCCAGTACCTTGAATACAG GGAGCACCAAGGGGCTGGTGAAGATCCAAAAGCCAGCGTACAGCAGGGACGACGTGGCGCTGACGGCCGACGAGGTGACGGCGGTGATCGAGCTGAACGCCGCACCCAGCGCCGTCGTCAGGGAGGGGCTGGACCTTGTGGTGGTGCTGGATGTGAGCGGCAGCATGCAGGGGGAGAGGCTTGAAAGCATGAAGCAGTCGATGCAGTTCGTGATCATGAAGCTCACCCCCGTGGACCGCCTCTCCATCGTCACCTTCTCCAGCCACGCCCAAAGGCTCTGCCGGCTGCGCTCCATGACCGAGTCTGCCCAAAAGGAAGTCAAAGCCATCATCGACGGCCTCAAGGCCAGTGGAACCACCAACATCAAGAGTGGCCTCGAGATCGCGCGGCAAGTCGTCGCCGAACGCTCCACTAAGAAATCCCGCACCGCCAACGTCTTCCTCATGTCCGACGGCGTGCAGAGCGCCGGTGAAGCCACGGATGTCGATCTTGGCAGTGCCAGCGTCTACACCTTTGGTCTCGGCGAGGACACAGATCACAAG CTGCTCAACGCCATCGCCAAGAAATCCCCCGGCGGCACGTTCAGCACGGTGCGGGACGGGGCCAACCTCACCAGGCCCTTCTCCCAGATGCTGGGTGGCCTCCTCACCGTGGTGGCGCAGGACGTGAAGCTCACCCTCACGCCCAAGACCGAGGACGGCCTGACGGCGATGGTGGTGCCCGCCGACACCGACTACACGCAGACCACGGACAGCGCCACCGGCGTCATCACCATCAACTTCGGCACCCTCTTCAGCGGGGAGTCGCGCAAGGTCACCGTCAAGATGACGCTCTCGGACTGCGCCGCCGGCACCACGCGCCACGACGCGGTCCTCGCCGAGGCCCAGCACAGCTATACCGCCCAGTCCGTCGTGCACGGCCTCCAGACCCCCGAGAACCTCAAGATCTACCGCACCCCGAACCCAGCCACCGTCGCCGGCAGCAAGGCGCGCTGGGTGCTGGCCGAGCTGGCGCGGCGCCGGCAGGCCCAGGCCATCAGGGACGCCATGGCTCTGGCGGAAGCCGGCGACCTCGACGGCGCACGCTACAGGCTCGTGGAGGCGCAGAACGCGCTGGAGGAGCTCGTGCTGGACGACGGCCAGAAGCTGCTCGACTCGCTCCGCGCCGAGCTCGTGCAGCTCATCAAGCTCATGGCCACCAAGGATCTCTACGAGGCGCAGGGCCGCCCCTACGCGCTCGCCTCCGATACCTCCCACGCCCGCCAGCGCTACGCCGACAGGGGCGACGACACGGACGCAGTTCGCCTCTTCGCCACGGCACGCATGGATACCTACCTTAAGCAGGCTAAGCAGTTCGACAGTGACCCCACCAAGCCGCTGCCCTCCGCCGCCGACGACGTCAAGGAAGAGATCGCCGCCAACCCCATGGCAGCCTTCTCCTCCGAGCTCGCCGTATACCTCCAGAAGGCAATCGAGGCTCTGCAGGCCATCGAAAAGATGATcaaccccaccaccaccacctag